A region from the Drosophila mauritiana strain mau12 chromosome 2L, ASM438214v1, whole genome shotgun sequence genome encodes:
- the LOC117137765 gene encoding ribokinase translates to MGKTLDVVVFGTANIEYITYVPELPKPGELVAGTYMETCFGGKGANQCVAAAKLGASTVLVAKLGKDESGDDYLNHLQQHEVDVTHVQQVENNPTGMSEIAVSENGDQYKINVAGANVFLTAKDVNRAKKSFHDAKVLLCQLETDMNATMCALRQFKGISLLHMSPMRKDIPNAMIGLPSILVVNQEAAASLTDMEEVTNPDQARKAAETLIGKGAKSVIITMGEQGAVYMSKKTKDMCTHVPASDVPHLADSSGAGDAFMGSLAYHIARFPKLSTEHHISAAHTCAAYSMGRRGTQPSFPGKESAKNDLCYSTPTFSVIPPSSPQHEDGYAVANTPPPSIVVPTPDEAHSQKEAEEEPPKPAPPPPEDKILEAPPPRASEEPPKVVETSNEPPKPVETTDEPPKPAETADEAPVKPVDTANEPPANKA, encoded by the exons ATGGGAAAGACGCTAGATGTGGTTGTCTTCGGGACGGCAAACATCGAATATATAAC ATATGTCCCGGAATTGCCGAAACCCGGTGAACTTGTCGCCGGAACGTACATGGAGACCTGTTTCGGTGGGAAGGGAGCCAATCAGTGTGTAGCAGCTGCCAAATTGGGGGCCTCCACCGTCCTGGTCGCCAAGTTGGGCAAGGATGAATCCGGAGATGACTACCTTAACCACCTGCAACAGCACGAGGTTGATGTCACGCACGTCCAGCAGGTGGAGAACAATCCCACGGGCATGAGTGAAATCGCTGTTTCTGAGAATGGAGATCAGTACAAGATCAACGTGGCTGGTGCGAATGTCTTTCTCACGGCCAAGGATGTGAACCGGGCTAAGAAGTCCTTTCATGATGCGAAGGTGCTTCTCTGCCAACTGGAAACGGATATGAATGCCACCATGTGTGCGTTGCGCCAGTTCAAGGGGATTTCCCTGCTCCACATGTCGCCAATGAGAAAAGACATTCCAAATGCCATGATTGGTTTGCCTAGTATTCTGGTTGTGAATCAAGAGGCAGCTGCCAGCCTAACCGATATGGAGGAAGTGACAAACCCTGATCAGGCACGAAAAGCAGCTGAAACTCTTATCGGAAAGGGTGCCAAGAGCGTGATCATTACCATGGGTGAGCAAGGAGCGGTTTACATGTCCAAGAAGACCAAGGATATGTGCACCCATGTGCCCGCCTCCGATGTGCCGCACTTGGCCGATTCCTCGGGCGCCGGAGATGCCTTTATGGGCAGCTTGGCCTATCACATAGCTCGATTTCCCAAACTGTCCACAGAACATCATATCAGTGCGGCCCACACCTGCGCCGCCTACTCCATGGGCCGCCGCGGCACTCAGCCAAGTTTTCCGGGCAAGGAAAGCGCCAAAAATGACCTATGCTATTCGACGCCCACCTTTAGTGTCATTCCACCTTCTAGTCCGCAACATGAAGATGGTTATGCGGTAGCAAACACGCCACCGCCTTCAATAGTAGTCCCTACGCCCGATGAAGCTCACTCCCAAAAGGAAGCTGAGGAAGAACCGCCAAAACCTGCACCTCCTCCACCGGAGGATAAAATTCTGGAAGCACCTCCACCAAGGGCCTCCGAAGAACCTCCGAAAGTAGTGGAAACCTCCAACGAACCACCAAAGCCCGTTGAGACCACTGATGAACCTCCAAAGCCTGCAGAGACCGCAGATGAAGCTCCTGTGAAACCCGTGGATACTGCTAACGAGCCACCTGCCAATAAAGCATAA
- the LOC117137718 gene encoding CUGBP Elav-like family member 5 isoform X5: MCSGTRSHRLAEMHHPIQMKPADSENRNERKLFVGMLNKKYTEADVRQLFTGHGTIEECTVLRDQAGQSKGCAFVTFATKQNAIGAIKALHQSQTMEGCSAPLVVKFADTQKEKDQKKMQQIHAFCGINTPSGATAGAATPTINAATALIAAPPSAGRTNPSMAAALAAVPQVQQAGSAATAPTTLVPLNSTSALSASLTPNLLATNAAHQGAAAAAAYLGADPAAAAHLQLYQQLHGYGLSPAHYLPGLNFHHPPENSAHHSQHSPGIGGASAASLSAAAATAASNPLGGAPPPTPTSTSAAGHAAGAGLLAAPSMSMQNLVALLATPTAHHQLSLHHSSSSSSGHNNGSSSATSGLHNQRLTFAAAPPPPIATTYNMPQLIGHSATPTQQGGGSQSLTFNALWPPNAADPYSSSLSGLTNGAAYGAASQPLTASALQAAAAGVVGKQIEGPDGSNLFIYHLPQEFIDTDLASTFLPFGNVLSAKVFIDKQTNLSKCFGFVSYDNPHSANAAIQAMHGFQIGTKRLKVQLKRSKDAAKPY, encoded by the exons ATGTGCTCCGGGACAAGGTCACATCGATTAGCCGAG ATGCACCATCCCATTCAGATGAAGCCGGCGGATAGTGAGAACAGAAATG AACGTAAACTTTTCGTTGGCATGCTGAACAAAAAGTACACCGAGGCCGATGTGAGGCAGCTCTTCACGGGCCACGGAACCATCGAGGAGTGCACAGTGCTCAGGGATCAGGCTGGTCAGAGCAAGGGCTGCGCCTTCGTCACATTCGCCACAAAGCAGAACGCCATCGGAGCTATTAAG GCCCTCCATCAAAGTCAGACCATGGAAGGCTGTTCAGCTCCGCTGGTTGTGAAATTCGCCGACACGCAAAAGGAAAAAGACCAAAAGAAGATGCAGCAGATACACGCATTCTGTGGCATCAATACACCGAGCGGTGCGACAGCAGGtgcggccacgcccaccattAATGCCGCAACGGCTCTAATAGCCGCTCCGCCCTCAGCGGGACGTACCAATCCGTCCATGGCGGCCGCACTGGCGGCAGTGCCTCAGGTTCAGCAGGCTGGTTCTGCAGCAACGGCACCAACCACCCTCGTTCCCCTGAACTCCACCAGCGCCCTCAGTGCGTCGTTGACGCCCAATCTCCTAGCCACCAATGCCGCCCACCAGggggcggcagcagcggccgCCTATTTGGGGGCAGATCCCGCTGCGGCGGCCCACCTTCAGCTGTACCAACAACTACACGGATACGGACTGAGTCCGGCACACTATCTGCCAG GACTAAATTTCCACCACCCACCGGAAAACAGTGCCCACCACAGCCAGCACAGTCCCGGCATCGGCGGCGCATCAGCAGCATCTCTATCGGctgcagcagccacagcagcaTCTAACCCACTTGGCGgcgcaccaccacccacacccacatccACAAGTGCCGCCGGGCATGCTGCTGGCGCTGGACTGCTCGCCGCTCCATCCATGTCTATGCAGAATCTGGTAGCCCTActagccacgcccaccgcccaccaccagCTGTCCCTCcaccacagcagcagcagcagcagcggccacaacaacggcagcagcagcgccaccAGCGGCCTCCACAACCAGCGGCTGACCTTCGCGGCcgccccaccaccacccatcgCGACCACCTACAACATGCCGCAGCTAATCGGTCactcggccacgcccacccagcAGGGGGGCGGGAGCCAATCGCTGACCTTCAATGCGCTGT GGCCTCCAAATGCCGCCGACCCCTATTCATCCTCCCTGAGCGGACTGACAAATGGAGCCGCCTACGGAGCCGCATCTCAACCCCTGACCGCCAGCGCCCTTCAAGCGGCAGCTGCCGGCGTGGTTGGCAAGCAGATCGAGG GTCCCGATGGCAGCAATCTTTTCATTTATCACCTACCTCAGGAGTTCATTGACACAGATCTCGCGTCGACGTTCCTACCCTTCGGCAATGTCCTTTCGGCCAAGGTGTTCATCGATAAGCAGACCAACCTGTCGAAGTGCTTCGGCTTTGTGTCCTACGATAATCCCCACTCGGCCAACGCCGCAATCCAGGCGATGCATGGCTTTCAAATCGGCACCAAGCGGCTGAAGGTCCAACTTAAACGTTCCAAGGATGCGGCTAAGCCGTACTAG
- the LOC117137718 gene encoding CUGBP Elav-like family member 4 isoform X4 — MKNPNIMECGNSLNNNSIDGNINGNGNGNGGVSEQRPLSGKVHAASPPPVVGNNNNNNNNLIVRYNKLSSGSSSASSSPPHHQQHSPPPSMHHQSHPNHPLQPSSMSTNMATNGHQLYPAITATYWLPPPNPAPYLVPERKLFVGMLNKKYTEADVRQLFTGHGTIEECTVLRDQAGQSKGCAFVTFATKQNAIGAIKALHQSQTMEGCSAPLVVKFADTQKEKDQKKMQQIHAFCGINTPSGATAGAATPTINAATALIAAPPSAGRTNPSMAAALAAVPQVQQAGSAATAPTTLVPLNSTSALSASLTPNLLATNAAHQGAAAAAAYLGADPAAAAHLQLYQQLHGYGLSPAHYLPGLNFHHPPENSAHHSQHSPGIGGASAASLSAAAATAASNPLGGAPPPTPTSTSAAGHAAGAGLLAAPSMSMQNLVALLATPTAHHQLSLHHSSSSSSGHNNGSSSATSGLHNQRLTFAAAPPPPIATTYNMPQLIGHSATPTQQGGGSQSLTFNALWPPNAADPYSSSLSGLTNGAAYGAASQPLTASALQAAAAGVVGKQIEGPDGSNLFIYHLPQEFIDTDLASTFLPFGNVLSAKVFIDKQTNLSKCFGFVSYDNPHSANAAIQAMHGFQIGTKRLKVQLKRSKDAAKPY, encoded by the exons ATGAAAAACCCAAATATCATGGAATGTGGCAATTCCttaaacaacaacagcattGACGGCAATAtcaacggaaacggaaatggaaatggcggAGTCAGCGAGCAACGCCCCCTATCGGGCAAAGTCCATGCTGCATCTCCTCCACCGGTCgtcggcaacaacaacaacaacaataataatctAATAGTCCGGTACAACAAACTAAGCTCGGGCAGCTCCTCCGCGAGCTCATCGCCGccacatcatcagcagcactCGCCACCACCGTCGATGCACCACCAAAGCCATCCCAACCACCCACTGCAGCCGTCCTCCATGTCCACAAACATGGCCACAAATGGCCATCAGTTGTATCCGGCGATAACGGCAACGTATTGGCTCCCGCCGCCGAATCCGGCGCCATATTTAGTTCCAG AACGTAAACTTTTCGTTGGCATGCTGAACAAAAAGTACACCGAGGCCGATGTGAGGCAGCTCTTCACGGGCCACGGAACCATCGAGGAGTGCACAGTGCTCAGGGATCAGGCTGGTCAGAGCAAGGGCTGCGCCTTCGTCACATTCGCCACAAAGCAGAACGCCATCGGAGCTATTAAG GCCCTCCATCAAAGTCAGACCATGGAAGGCTGTTCAGCTCCGCTGGTTGTGAAATTCGCCGACACGCAAAAGGAAAAAGACCAAAAGAAGATGCAGCAGATACACGCATTCTGTGGCATCAATACACCGAGCGGTGCGACAGCAGGtgcggccacgcccaccattAATGCCGCAACGGCTCTAATAGCCGCTCCGCCCTCAGCGGGACGTACCAATCCGTCCATGGCGGCCGCACTGGCGGCAGTGCCTCAGGTTCAGCAGGCTGGTTCTGCAGCAACGGCACCAACCACCCTCGTTCCCCTGAACTCCACCAGCGCCCTCAGTGCGTCGTTGACGCCCAATCTCCTAGCCACCAATGCCGCCCACCAGggggcggcagcagcggccgCCTATTTGGGGGCAGATCCCGCTGCGGCGGCCCACCTTCAGCTGTACCAACAACTACACGGATACGGACTGAGTCCGGCACACTATCTGCCAG GACTAAATTTCCACCACCCACCGGAAAACAGTGCCCACCACAGCCAGCACAGTCCCGGCATCGGCGGCGCATCAGCAGCATCTCTATCGGctgcagcagccacagcagcaTCTAACCCACTTGGCGgcgcaccaccacccacacccacatccACAAGTGCCGCCGGGCATGCTGCTGGCGCTGGACTGCTCGCCGCTCCATCCATGTCTATGCAGAATCTGGTAGCCCTActagccacgcccaccgcccaccaccagCTGTCCCTCcaccacagcagcagcagcagcagcggccacaacaacggcagcagcagcgccaccAGCGGCCTCCACAACCAGCGGCTGACCTTCGCGGCcgccccaccaccacccatcgCGACCACCTACAACATGCCGCAGCTAATCGGTCactcggccacgcccacccagcAGGGGGGCGGGAGCCAATCGCTGACCTTCAATGCGCTGT GGCCTCCAAATGCCGCCGACCCCTATTCATCCTCCCTGAGCGGACTGACAAATGGAGCCGCCTACGGAGCCGCATCTCAACCCCTGACCGCCAGCGCCCTTCAAGCGGCAGCTGCCGGCGTGGTTGGCAAGCAGATCGAGG GTCCCGATGGCAGCAATCTTTTCATTTATCACCTACCTCAGGAGTTCATTGACACAGATCTCGCGTCGACGTTCCTACCCTTCGGCAATGTCCTTTCGGCCAAGGTGTTCATCGATAAGCAGACCAACCTGTCGAAGTGCTTCGGCTTTGTGTCCTACGATAATCCCCACTCGGCCAACGCCGCAATCCAGGCGATGCATGGCTTTCAAATCGGCACCAAGCGGCTGAAGGTCCAACTTAAACGTTCCAAGGATGCGGCTAAGCCGTACTAG